From the Streptomyces pluripotens genome, one window contains:
- a CDS encoding DUF389 domain-containing protein: MISGVRAHVLPPSQRRSLEELSDDLDLSSGDTTAKRSAFWTMLVLSSVIAAGGVLTDSTATVIGAMIIAPLSTPIMGIALGSVRRRRTGAALVVLFACLAVIAVGMLFSVVLPGDYDLVSNSQIASRTSPGLMDLVAALATGFAGAVALARRDVAAVLPGVAIAISLVPPLVVAGVCLGKLSGWLALGSLLLFVSNLFALVFGGMVVFATLGYGAEADKKAGRPARVAYIAMGMLFVIVFVPLAANTTLTLLIDIWTGRAKTAATQWLAGEPGASVTSVDAASRTLYIHVRVPGSLPPIKGLLDRLDGEVPDGVPVVVDATRGNRIAIGRVGQ; encoded by the coding sequence ATGATCAGCGGGGTTCGTGCCCATGTCCTTCCGCCCTCCCAGCGGCGTTCCCTGGAAGAGCTGTCGGACGATCTCGACCTGTCGTCCGGAGACACCACGGCCAAGCGGTCGGCCTTCTGGACGATGCTGGTCCTGTCGTCGGTGATCGCGGCCGGGGGGGTGCTGACGGACTCGACGGCCACCGTGATCGGCGCAATGATCATCGCGCCGCTCTCCACACCGATCATGGGCATCGCTCTGGGATCGGTACGGCGCCGCCGCACTGGAGCGGCCCTGGTCGTCCTCTTCGCGTGCCTGGCGGTGATCGCCGTCGGGATGCTGTTCTCGGTGGTCCTGCCCGGCGACTACGACCTGGTCTCCAACAGCCAGATCGCCTCGCGCACCTCGCCGGGACTGATGGACCTGGTCGCCGCGCTGGCGACGGGTTTCGCCGGTGCGGTGGCGCTGGCCCGCCGGGACGTCGCCGCGGTGCTGCCCGGGGTCGCGATCGCCATCTCCCTCGTGCCGCCGCTGGTGGTGGCCGGGGTGTGCCTGGGAAAACTGTCGGGCTGGCTGGCCCTGGGCTCGCTGCTGTTGTTCGTGTCCAACCTCTTCGCACTGGTCTTCGGCGGCATGGTGGTCTTCGCTACCCTCGGCTACGGGGCGGAGGCCGACAAGAAGGCTGGCCGACCGGCCCGCGTCGCCTACATCGCCATGGGCATGCTGTTCGTGATCGTCTTCGTGCCGCTGGCCGCGAACACCACGCTCACCCTGCTGATCGACATCTGGACCGGTCGGGCCAAGACTGCGGCGACCCAGTGGCTGGCCGGCGAGCCGGGCGCCTCCGTCACGAGTGTGGACGCGGCTTCGCGCACGCTGTACATCCACGTTCGGGTACCCGGGAGTCTCCCACCGATCAAGGGCCTGCTGGACCGGCTCGACGGCGAGGTCCCGGACGGCGTGCCCGTCGTGGTGGACGCCACCCGCGGCAATCGCATCGCCATCGGCAGGGTGGGCCAGTGA
- the smpB gene encoding SsrA-binding protein SmpB, with protein sequence MAKEKGRKLIAQNKKARHDYHILDTYEAGLVLMGTEVKSLRQGRASLVDGFVQLDGHEAWLHNVHVPEYSQGTWTNHSARRKRKLLLHRDEIDKLESKSQETGHTIVPLALYFKDGRAKVEIALAKGKKEYDKRQTLREKQDRREADRAVAAARRKQRA encoded by the coding sequence ATGGCTAAGGAAAAAGGGCGCAAGCTGATCGCGCAGAACAAGAAGGCGCGGCACGACTACCACATCCTCGACACCTATGAGGCGGGCCTGGTCCTCATGGGCACCGAGGTGAAGTCGCTGCGTCAGGGGCGCGCCTCGCTGGTCGACGGCTTCGTACAGTTGGACGGTCACGAGGCGTGGTTGCACAACGTGCACGTCCCCGAGTACAGCCAGGGCACCTGGACCAACCACAGTGCCCGCCGCAAGCGGAAGCTGCTGCTGCACCGTGACGAGATCGACAAGCTGGAGTCCAAGTCCCAGGAGACGGGTCACACCATCGTGCCCCTCGCCCTGTACTTCAAGGACGGCCGTGCCAAGGTCGAGATCGCACTCGCCAAGGGAAAGAAGGAGTACGACAAGCGCCAGACCCTGCGGGAGAAGCAGGACCGGCGGGAGGCGGACCGGGCGGTAGCGGCGGCGCGGCGCAAGCAGCGGGCGTAG
- a CDS encoding S41 family peptidase, which produces MSGRDLFCQPRRIRHGATLTLVFFGVLVAGAVTGSLPEHAHPVRRAAPGPARPDSAAARHEAVQRAAAEAMADGKSPMEAAERAVSRSGDRWGAVYSEGEYEEFQEALDGRYTGVGLWARRERDGRIEVTKVQPDSPAAAAGIRRGDRLRSVDGGGVDGRPVTEVVSLLRGDAEDAPAGTTVTLGLQRGTRAWTEKLRRAKLSTDSVTARRLPGGGTVIKIAAFTRGSAAAVRAALRAAPAGGGIILDLRGNSGGLVTEAVETASAFLDGGLVATYDADGAQCVLHADPGGETTRPLVTLVDGGTMSAAEMLTGALQDRGRAVVIGSRTFGKGSVQMPTKLPDGSVAELTVGHYRTPSGHVVDGRGITPDLEAGLQVLQRAETVLSGLGNAS; this is translated from the coding sequence ATGTCAGGCCGTGACCTGTTCTGCCAGCCCCGTCGCATCCGCCACGGGGCCACCCTGACATTGGTCTTCTTCGGCGTGCTGGTCGCCGGCGCCGTCACCGGCTCCCTCCCGGAACACGCTCACCCCGTGCGCCGGGCCGCCCCCGGCCCGGCGCGCCCGGACAGCGCGGCCGCCCGGCACGAAGCGGTCCAGCGGGCCGCCGCCGAGGCGATGGCCGATGGCAAGTCCCCGATGGAGGCCGCCGAGCGTGCCGTCAGCCGCAGTGGGGACCGGTGGGGCGCCGTCTACTCCGAGGGCGAGTACGAGGAGTTCCAGGAAGCCCTCGACGGCCGGTACACCGGCGTCGGGCTGTGGGCGCGCCGCGAGCGGGACGGCCGGATCGAGGTGACCAAGGTGCAGCCCGACTCACCCGCGGCCGCCGCCGGGATCCGCAGGGGAGACCGACTGCGCAGCGTCGACGGCGGCGGAGTCGACGGCCGGCCGGTCACCGAGGTGGTCTCCTTACTGCGCGGCGACGCCGAGGACGCCCCGGCCGGTACGACGGTCACCCTCGGCCTGCAGCGCGGCACCCGCGCCTGGACCGAGAAATTGCGCCGGGCCAAGTTGTCCACCGATTCGGTGACCGCCCGCAGGCTGCCCGGCGGGGGCACCGTCATCAAGATCGCCGCGTTCACCCGAGGCTCCGCCGCCGCCGTCCGCGCGGCCCTGCGTGCAGCCCCGGCCGGCGGCGGGATCATCCTCGACCTGCGCGGCAACTCCGGTGGCCTGGTGACCGAGGCCGTGGAAACCGCCTCCGCCTTCCTGGACGGCGGCCTGGTCGCCACCTACGACGCCGACGGTGCCCAGTGCGTCCTGCACGCCGATCCCGGCGGCGAAACCACCCGGCCCCTCGTCACCCTGGTCGACGGGGGCACCATGAGTGCGGCCGAGATGCTCACCGGTGCTCTTCAGGACCGGGGCCGCGCGGTGGTGATCGGCTCCCGCACCTTCGGCAAGGGTTCCGTCCAGATGCCGACGAAACTCCCCGACGGCTCGGTGGCGGAGCTGACCGTCGGCCACTACCGGACCCCCTCCGGACACGTCGTGGACGGTCGCGGGATCACCCCCGACCTGGAGGCGGGCCTGCAGGTGCTGCAACGCGCCGAGACGGTCCTCAGCGGCCTCGGCAACGCCTCATAG
- the ftsX gene encoding permease-like cell division protein FtsX — protein sequence MRAQFVLSEIGVGLRRNLTMTFAVIVSVALSLALFGGSLLMSDQVSTMKGYWYDKVNVSIFLCNKHDAESDANCAKGAVTEDQKKQILVDLKKMPVVERVSYESQDQAYKHYKEQFGNSPLAGSLTPDQMQESYRIKLKDPQKYQVIASAFNGRAGVQSVQDQKGILDNLFQLLNLMNRAALGVMALMLLVALLLIVNTVRVSAFSRRRETGIMRLVGASGFYIQAPFIAEAAVAGLIGGSLACVFLVVGRYFTIDHGMALSSKLTLINFVGWDAVLTKLPLILATSVLMPSLAAFFALRKYLKV from the coding sequence ATGCGCGCCCAGTTCGTCCTGTCGGAGATCGGTGTGGGTCTCCGCCGCAATCTGACGATGACCTTCGCCGTCATCGTCTCCGTAGCCCTCTCCCTCGCCCTCTTCGGTGGCTCGCTGCTGATGAGCGACCAGGTCAGCACCATGAAGGGCTACTGGTACGACAAGGTCAACGTCTCGATCTTCCTGTGCAACAAGCACGACGCCGAGTCGGACGCCAACTGCGCCAAGGGCGCGGTCACCGAGGACCAGAAGAAGCAGATCCTCGTCGACCTCAAGAAGATGCCCGTCGTCGAGAGGGTGTCGTACGAGTCACAGGACCAGGCCTACAAGCACTACAAGGAGCAGTTCGGCAACTCTCCGCTGGCCGGCTCGCTGACGCCGGACCAGATGCAGGAGTCGTACCGGATCAAGCTCAAGGACCCGCAGAAGTACCAGGTGATCGCCTCCGCGTTCAACGGGCGGGCCGGCGTGCAGTCGGTGCAGGACCAGAAGGGGATCCTGGACAACCTCTTCCAGCTGCTGAACCTGATGAACCGGGCGGCGCTCGGCGTGATGGCGCTGATGCTGCTGGTCGCCCTGCTGCTGATCGTCAACACCGTGCGCGTGTCGGCGTTCAGCCGCCGCCGAGAGACCGGGATCATGCGTCTGGTCGGCGCGTCGGGCTTCTACATCCAGGCGCCGTTCATCGCCGAGGCGGCCGTCGCCGGTCTGATCGGCGGCAGCCTCGCTTGTGTGTTCCTGGTGGTCGGCCGGTACTTCACCATCGACCACGGCATGGCCCTGTCCAGCAAGCTCACGCTCATCAACTTCGTCGGCTGGGACGCAGTGTTGACCAAGCTGCCGCTGATCCTCGCCACGAGCGTGCTGATGCCCTCCCTGGCGGCGTTCTTCGCTCTGCGCAAGTACCTGAAGGTGTGA
- the ftsE gene encoding cell division ATP-binding protein FtsE yields MIRFDNVSKVYPKQTHPALRDVSLEVEKGEFVFLVGSSGSGKSTFLRLILREERCSHGQVHVLGKDLARLSNWKVPQMRRQLGTVFQDFRLLPNKTVAENVAFAQEVIGKSRGEIRKSVPQVLDLVGLGGKEDRRPGELSGGEQQRVAIARAFVNRPKLLIADEPTGNLDPQTSVGIMKLLDRINRTGTTVIMATHDQNIVDQMRKRVIELEKGRLVRDQARGVYGYQH; encoded by the coding sequence GTGATCCGATTCGACAACGTCTCCAAGGTCTACCCCAAGCAGACCCACCCAGCCCTGAGGGATGTCTCCCTGGAGGTGGAAAAGGGCGAGTTCGTGTTCCTGGTGGGTTCCTCCGGCTCCGGGAAGTCCACCTTCCTGCGGCTCATCCTCCGCGAGGAGCGGTGCAGCCACGGCCAGGTGCACGTGTTGGGCAAGGACCTCGCGCGCCTCTCCAACTGGAAGGTGCCGCAGATGCGCCGCCAGCTGGGGACGGTGTTCCAGGACTTCCGGCTCCTGCCGAACAAGACCGTCGCCGAGAATGTGGCCTTCGCACAGGAGGTCATCGGCAAGTCCCGCGGCGAGATCCGCAAGTCCGTTCCACAGGTGCTTGACCTCGTCGGGCTTGGCGGCAAGGAGGACCGGCGACCCGGCGAACTCTCCGGTGGCGAACAGCAGCGCGTCGCCATCGCGCGGGCCTTCGTCAACCGGCCCAAGCTGCTCATCGCCGACGAGCCCACCGGCAACCTCGACCCGCAGACCTCCGTCGGCATCATGAAGCTGCTCGACCGCATCAACCGGACGGGCACCACGGTCATCATGGCGACGCACGACCAGAACATCGTGGACCAGATGCGCAAGCGCGTCATCGAGCTGGAGAAGGGCCGTCTCGTCCGCGACCAGGCCCGCGGCGTCTACGGCTACCAGCACTGA
- the prfB gene encoding peptide chain release factor 2: protein MAVVDVSEELKSLSSTMESIEAVLDLDAMRAEIAVLEEQAAAPSLWDNPDEAQKITSKLSHLQAEVRKAEALRGRIDDLAVLFEMAEEEDDPDTRAEAESELVAVKKALDEMEVRTLLSGEYDAREAVVNIRAEAGGVDAADFAEKLQRMYLRWAEQRGYKTEVYETSYAEEAGIKSTTFAVQVPYAYGTLSVEQGTHRLVRISPFDNQGRRQTSFAGVEVLPVVEQSDHVEIDESDLRIDVYRSSGPGGQGVNTTDSAVRITHIPTGIVVSCQNERSQIQNKATAMNVLQAKLLERRRQEEQAKMDALKGDGGNSWGNQMRSYVLHPYQMVKDLRTEYEVGNPEAVFNGEIDGFLEAGIRWRKQQEK from the coding sequence GTGGCAGTCGTCGATGTATCCGAAGAGCTGAAGTCCCTCTCCTCGACCATGGAGTCGATCGAGGCCGTACTGGACCTCGATGCGATGAGGGCAGAAATCGCCGTGCTTGAGGAGCAGGCGGCGGCGCCGTCCCTGTGGGACAACCCGGACGAGGCGCAGAAGATCACCAGCAAGCTCTCCCACCTCCAGGCCGAGGTCAGGAAGGCGGAGGCGCTGCGCGGGCGGATCGACGATCTCGCCGTGCTCTTCGAGATGGCGGAGGAGGAGGACGACCCGGACACCCGCGCCGAGGCCGAATCCGAGCTGGTCGCCGTGAAGAAGGCGCTGGACGAGATGGAGGTCCGCACGCTCCTGAGCGGTGAGTACGACGCCCGCGAGGCGGTCGTGAACATCCGCGCCGAGGCCGGCGGTGTGGACGCCGCCGACTTCGCCGAGAAGCTGCAGCGCATGTACCTGCGCTGGGCGGAACAGCGCGGCTACAAGACCGAGGTCTACGAGACGTCGTACGCCGAAGAGGCGGGCATCAAGTCGACCACCTTCGCCGTGCAGGTGCCGTACGCCTACGGCACCCTCTCCGTCGAGCAGGGCACGCACCGACTCGTGCGCATTTCCCCCTTCGACAACCAGGGCCGCCGCCAGACCTCCTTCGCGGGCGTGGAAGTGCTCCCCGTCGTCGAGCAGTCCGACCATGTCGAGATCGACGAGTCCGACCTGCGGATCGACGTGTACCGGTCCTCCGGCCCGGGTGGTCAGGGCGTCAACACGACCGACTCCGCGGTGCGCATCACCCACATCCCCACCGGGATCGTGGTCTCCTGCCAGAACGAGCGGTCGCAGATTCAGAACAAGGCCACCGCGATGAACGTCCTCCAGGCCAAGCTGCTGGAGCGGCGCCGGCAGGAGGAGCAGGCCAAGATGGACGCGCTCAAGGGCGACGGCGGCAACTCCTGGGGCAACCAGATGCGGTCCTACGTGCTGCATCCGTACCAGATGGTCAAGGACCTGCGCACCGAGTACGAGGTGGGTAATCCGGAGGCCGTGTTCAACGGCGAGATCGACGGGTTCCTGGAAGCCGGTATTCGTTGGCGCAAGCAGCAGGAGAAGTGA
- a CDS encoding serine/threonine-protein kinase has product MARKIGSRYTAHQILGRGSAGTVWLGEGPEGPVAIKLLREDLASDQELVGRFVQERTALLGLEHPRIVSVRDLVVDGNDLALVMDLVRGTDLRTRLERERRLAPESAVAIVTDVADALAAAHAAGVVHRDVKPENVLLDMRGPLGPGGAHPALLTDFGVAKLIDSPKRTRATKIIGTPDYLAPEIVEGLPPRASVDIYALATVLYELLAGFTPFGGGHPGAVLRRHVTETVVPLPGIPEELWQLIVQCLAKAPASRLRASELAARLREQLPMLAGMPPLDVDEPDPAEEAAEEPEPSAPPVPPRDEQVRRRGAVSLVPAAKPDSNRDTHTSMRVPAPDELAGGAHGTARAPRASGAPRPGSARHRAAVRRRRITLGVAGVAVAAAVGVGAWWATSSDEQPQQDTHSTSAP; this is encoded by the coding sequence TTGGCACGGAAGATCGGCAGCCGGTACACCGCGCACCAGATCCTGGGGCGGGGCAGCGCCGGGACGGTGTGGCTCGGCGAGGGGCCGGAGGGCCCCGTCGCCATCAAGTTGCTGCGCGAGGACCTCGCTTCCGACCAGGAGCTCGTCGGGCGCTTCGTCCAGGAGCGCACCGCGCTGCTCGGCTTGGAGCACCCGCGTATCGTCTCCGTGCGTGATCTGGTCGTCGACGGCAACGACCTGGCCCTGGTCATGGACCTGGTCCGCGGCACGGACCTGCGTACCCGCCTGGAACGTGAACGGCGGCTCGCCCCCGAGTCGGCCGTGGCGATCGTCACCGACGTCGCCGACGCGCTGGCCGCGGCCCATGCGGCCGGAGTCGTCCACCGGGACGTCAAGCCCGAGAACGTGCTGCTGGACATGCGGGGGCCGCTCGGTCCCGGTGGTGCCCACCCGGCGCTCCTCACCGACTTCGGCGTCGCCAAGCTGATCGACTCGCCCAAGCGGACACGGGCCACGAAGATCATCGGCACTCCGGACTACCTGGCCCCGGAGATCGTCGAAGGCCTGCCGCCGCGCGCCTCCGTGGACATCTACGCCCTGGCGACCGTCCTGTACGAGTTGCTCGCCGGCTTCACCCCGTTCGGCGGCGGACACCCCGGCGCGGTCCTGCGCCGGCACGTCACCGAGACGGTCGTACCGCTGCCCGGCATCCCCGAGGAACTGTGGCAGTTGATCGTGCAGTGCCTGGCCAAGGCCCCGGCCTCCCGGCTGCGCGCATCGGAACTGGCTGCCCGGCTGCGCGAGCAGTTGCCGATGCTGGCCGGAATGCCGCCACTGGACGTGGACGAGCCGGACCCTGCCGAGGAGGCGGCGGAGGAACCGGAGCCATCTGCCCCGCCGGTTCCGCCGAGGGACGAGCAGGTACGGCGGCGGGGGGCCGTGTCGCTGGTTCCCGCCGCCAAACCGGACTCCAACCGGGACACCCACACGTCGATGCGGGTGCCGGCGCCGGACGAGCTTGCCGGCGGAGCCCATGGCACAGCACGCGCCCCTCGGGCCTCCGGAGCCCCGCGGCCCGGCTCGGCCCGGCACCGGGCTGCCGTGCGCCGACGTCGGATCACGCTGGGAGTGGCCGGGGTCGCGGTGGCCGCTGCCGTGGGGGTGGGGGCCTGGTGGGCCACGTCCAGCGACGAGCAGCCGCAGCAGGACACCCACAGCACGTCGGCCCCTTGA
- a CDS encoding serine/threonine-protein kinase → MRPVGSKYLLEEPLGRGATGTVWRARMGVPPGTQPVGTPWGSETGGAGATAPGGTGETVAIKVLKEELASDPDIVMRFLRERSVLLRLTHPNIVQVRDLVVEGDLLALVMDLVDGPDLHRYLRENGPLTPVAAALLTAQIADALAASHADGVVHRDLKPANVLLRQQDGQMHPMLTDFGIARLADSPGLTRTHEFVGTPAYVAPESAEGRPQTSAVDVYGAGILLYELATGRPPFSGGTALEVLHQHLSAEPRRPSTVPDPLWTVIERCLRKNPDERPSAVNLARGLRVVAEGVGVHANAAQIAAAEGVGALLAPDPAPTAAPGAADPTQVLPANAPQGAYDPNAATSFLPHAGGPAGAADSTAVLPSTGAADPTAVLPPVPPDQQGYPGQPGQQGTQGQQPEQPHPWQNQLRAARDRNEQTQIQYLDPDEDPLRRRPQRQVARPQQQPTQAPRAGSQQPPSRGRQRPPAGYAPQQQPQQYAPQQYAAPQQQPQQYAPQQPQRYAPPAQPEPQRPAREPRPPRQRSANPMKIPGLGCLKGCLFTIVILIVAGWLIWDLTPLHTWVGQGRGYWNQLSDWAGKVSQWAKDLGNSLGN, encoded by the coding sequence GTGCGGCCAGTCGGCAGCAAATACCTGCTTGAGGAGCCGCTCGGACGCGGCGCCACAGGCACCGTCTGGCGTGCCCGCATGGGGGTCCCCCCTGGCACGCAGCCTGTCGGAACTCCCTGGGGGAGCGAGACCGGCGGAGCCGGTGCGACCGCGCCCGGTGGGACCGGAGAGACCGTCGCGATCAAGGTCCTCAAGGAGGAACTGGCGAGCGACCCCGACATCGTGATGCGCTTTCTGCGTGAGCGCTCCGTGCTGCTCCGCCTCACCCATCCGAACATCGTCCAGGTCCGTGACCTGGTAGTCGAGGGTGATCTGCTGGCGCTGGTCATGGATCTTGTCGACGGCCCCGACCTGCACCGCTACCTGCGCGAGAACGGCCCCCTCACCCCGGTTGCCGCCGCCCTGCTGACCGCGCAGATCGCCGACGCGCTCGCCGCGAGCCATGCCGACGGCGTTGTCCACCGCGATCTGAAGCCGGCCAACGTCCTGCTGAGGCAGCAGGACGGTCAGATGCATCCGATGCTGACCGACTTCGGCATCGCCCGCCTCGCCGACTCCCCGGGGCTCACCCGTACCCATGAGTTCGTGGGTACGCCTGCGTACGTGGCACCGGAGTCCGCCGAGGGCCGCCCGCAGACCTCCGCCGTCGACGTCTACGGCGCCGGCATCCTCCTGTACGAGCTGGCCACCGGCCGCCCGCCGTTCTCCGGCGGCACCGCTCTGGAGGTGCTCCACCAGCACCTCAGCGCCGAGCCGCGACGTCCTTCCACGGTTCCGGACCCGCTGTGGACGGTCATAGAACGCTGTCTGCGCAAGAACCCGGACGAGCGGCCGAGCGCTGTGAACCTCGCGCGCGGGTTGCGGGTCGTCGCCGAGGGCGTCGGCGTCCACGCGAATGCCGCCCAGATCGCCGCTGCCGAGGGCGTCGGCGCCCTGCTCGCCCCGGACCCGGCCCCGACCGCCGCCCCCGGCGCCGCCGACCCCACCCAGGTGCTGCCGGCGAACGCGCCCCAGGGGGCGTACGACCCGAACGCCGCCACCAGTTTCCTGCCGCACGCCGGTGGCCCGGCCGGCGCGGCGGACTCCACCGCCGTGCTGCCGAGCACCGGAGCCGCCGACCCGACGGCCGTCCTGCCGCCGGTGCCCCCGGACCAGCAGGGGTACCCGGGGCAGCCTGGCCAGCAGGGAACGCAGGGGCAGCAGCCCGAGCAGCCACATCCTTGGCAGAACCAGCTGCGCGCCGCGCGCGACCGTAACGAGCAGACGCAGATCCAATACCTCGACCCGGACGAGGACCCGCTGCGCCGCCGCCCCCAGCGGCAGGTGGCCCGGCCTCAGCAGCAGCCGACCCAGGCCCCGCGGGCCGGCTCGCAGCAGCCCCCGTCGCGCGGTCGGCAGCGCCCGCCGGCGGGCTACGCCCCGCAGCAGCAACCTCAGCAGTACGCCCCGCAGCAGTACGCCGCCCCGCAGCAGCAACCTCAGCAGTACGCTCCCCAGCAGCCCCAGCGGTACGCGCCCCCCGCGCAACCGGAGCCGCAGCGGCCCGCGCGCGAGCCCCGCCCGCCCAGGCAGCGCAGCGCCAACCCGATGAAGATCCCCGGGCTCGGCTGTCTCAAGGGCTGCCTGTTCACGATCGTCATCCTGATCGTGGCGGGCTGGCTGATCTGGGACCTCACCCCGCTGCACACCTGGGTCGGACAGGGCAGGGGCTACTGGAACCAGCTGAGCGACTGGGCCGGGAAAGTGAGCCAATGGGCCAAAGATCTGGGCAATTCCCTGGGTAACTGA